One genomic segment of Streptomyces sp. RKND-216 includes these proteins:
- a CDS encoding WXG100 family type VII secretion target, which yields MAGQFRVTEDELKALSSKISQVNSSIQGEVKRLDGVISGIASGWQGQAASSYHRLQQQWNEDARKMNNILNDIKDAVDATRQNYSATEEQQNSEVSKIMSDFG from the coding sequence ATGGCAGGACAGTTTCGGGTAACCGAGGACGAGCTCAAGGCTCTGTCGTCGAAGATCAGCCAGGTCAACAGCTCGATTCAAGGTGAGGTCAAGCGCCTCGACGGGGTCATCAGCGGGATCGCTTCCGGCTGGCAGGGCCAGGCGGCTTCCTCGTACCACCGCCTTCAGCAGCAGTGGAACGAGGACGCGCGCAAGATGAACAACATCCTCAACGACATCAAGGATGCCGTCGACGCGACCCGCCAGAACTACTCGGCGACGGAAGAGCAGCAGAACTCCGAGGTCAGCAAGATCATGTCGGACTTCGGCTGA
- the eccB gene encoding type VII secretion protein EccB, with protein sequence MERRDELSAHTFARKRTLAAFLQPESRVSDEEAPRPVRAMMPGTVMSLVLVVGCIAWGAIAPSAPPGWDKTGEYVIVDTDSTTRYVVLSAEGKDGKKTKQLHPVLNFASAKLVLDKGKGEVIEVAGKDIDASGISRGATIGIPYAPDRLPSPEDAEAAKEWAVCQKPSQGGEPQQAVFVLGGQDKDALRGRSRLGDGEALYVQDSETGAQYIVDGEGTKLLLDNASHPEGLLTSLVLRDPGEPQQVSSEWLETLHPGKPISVPSPEGVGAPAQFDGVEQLPEEARTVGTVLEANPGGAPYYYVVGADGLQRVSELYAALMRGGQGQGDPVPVSQRDATAAGADLDVYRGGKGWPKEVLQHVNRAAQGIGGSSRMVSCSVYTGTMTGEGPELAAWAGSAYPAKVVAGTASAYVSSGSGLLYQEVSGSTGGGGGKFLLTDSGLRHGVDTKASARLGYEKTKAALVPQDWSQLLPKGPKLDTDSASQEQGF encoded by the coding sequence ATGGAGCGGCGGGACGAGCTCAGCGCCCACACCTTCGCACGGAAGCGCACCCTTGCGGCCTTTCTGCAGCCGGAATCCAGAGTCTCCGACGAGGAGGCTCCGCGCCCGGTGCGGGCCATGATGCCCGGCACCGTGATGAGCCTCGTGCTGGTCGTGGGCTGCATCGCGTGGGGCGCCATCGCCCCCAGCGCGCCTCCCGGTTGGGACAAGACGGGCGAGTACGTCATCGTCGACACCGACTCCACCACGCGCTACGTCGTCCTCTCCGCCGAGGGCAAGGACGGCAAGAAGACCAAGCAGCTGCACCCGGTGCTCAACTTCGCCTCCGCCAAGCTCGTGCTCGACAAGGGCAAGGGCGAGGTCATCGAGGTCGCGGGCAAGGACATCGACGCCAGCGGCATCTCCCGCGGCGCCACCATCGGCATCCCCTACGCCCCCGACCGGCTGCCCAGCCCGGAGGACGCCGAGGCGGCCAAGGAGTGGGCCGTCTGCCAGAAGCCGAGCCAGGGCGGCGAGCCGCAGCAGGCCGTCTTCGTACTCGGCGGCCAGGACAAGGACGCTCTCCGGGGCAGGAGCCGCCTCGGGGACGGCGAGGCCCTGTACGTGCAGGACTCCGAGACCGGAGCCCAGTACATCGTCGACGGCGAAGGCACCAAGCTGCTGCTGGACAACGCCTCGCACCCGGAGGGGCTGCTCACCTCGCTCGTCCTGCGCGATCCGGGCGAGCCGCAGCAGGTCTCCTCCGAGTGGCTCGAGACTCTCCATCCGGGCAAGCCCATCTCGGTTCCGAGTCCCGAAGGAGTAGGGGCACCCGCGCAGTTCGACGGCGTGGAGCAGCTCCCGGAGGAGGCCAGGACGGTCGGCACCGTCCTCGAGGCCAATCCGGGCGGGGCGCCGTACTACTACGTCGTGGGTGCGGACGGCCTGCAGCGCGTCAGCGAGCTGTACGCAGCCCTGATGCGCGGTGGCCAGGGGCAGGGGGATCCGGTTCCCGTCTCCCAGCGTGATGCCACCGCGGCGGGCGCCGATCTCGACGTCTACCGGGGCGGCAAGGGCTGGCCGAAGGAGGTCCTTCAGCACGTGAACCGTGCTGCACAGGGCATCGGCGGCAGCTCCCGCATGGTGTCCTGCAGCGTCTACACCGGCACGATGACCGGCGAGGGGCCGGAGCTGGCCGCCTGGGCCGGCAGCGCGTACCCGGCCAAGGTCGTCGCCGGGACCGCAAGCGCCTATGTGAGCTCCGGTTCCGGTCTGCTCTACCAGGAGGTGAGCGGCAGCACCGGCGGTGGTGGCGGGAAGTTCCTGCTGACCGATTCCGGACTGCGCCACGGCGTGGACACCAAGGCGAGCGCCCGACTCGGCTACGAGAAGACCAAGGCCGCACTCGTTCCGCAGGACTGGTCCCAGCTGCTGCCCAAGGGGCCGAAGCTGGACACCGACAGCGCCTCCCAGGAGCAGGGCTTCTGA
- the eccE gene encoding type VII secretion protein EccE — translation MTSATRSRSRGRRAPRQRTDEQSATTPEQQGPTTATLRLHRRPGSLGPVRLQQLVLIQIAAALVLVAWIVGSWMMVPAAVVAGLLTLVALVNRRQQALSEWYEVGRALRRRKREAKLPPPPGTDPGMAPVVECDPAVQTSTYVTREDRAIGMVGDGTFLTALIAVEGKDAPLRPGRPGRVERPLPLNLLHDALLTDDIRLESVQVVQHTQPAPAPHLPEHSVVARSYGSLKEASGIPSLRMTWVALKLTPELTPEAVQARGGGLGGAQRSLVRAADQLASRLEGAGFSATVLNEAEIVQALATSSCLNPRVSNATSGAADRRGTQRRTEETVRGWRCDDRWHATYWISRWPQVGPSAVSSAHLASILTSLPVFTSVFSLTLGRGDGRYASVAGHVRIVTRSENDLSDARRELQRRAGRAKTGLVPLDREHVPGVLATLPLGGTSE, via the coding sequence ATGACGAGCGCCACCCGCAGCCGGTCCCGGGGCCGGCGCGCCCCGCGCCAGCGGACAGACGAGCAGTCGGCGACGACGCCGGAACAGCAGGGCCCGACGACGGCGACGCTGCGCCTGCACCGGAGGCCGGGAAGTCTCGGCCCGGTGCGGCTTCAGCAACTCGTGCTCATCCAGATCGCGGCCGCACTCGTGCTGGTCGCCTGGATCGTGGGGTCGTGGATGATGGTCCCGGCCGCGGTGGTCGCCGGACTCTTGACGCTGGTGGCGCTGGTGAACCGCCGTCAGCAGGCACTGTCGGAGTGGTACGAGGTGGGGCGCGCGCTGCGGCGCCGCAAGCGGGAGGCGAAGCTTCCGCCCCCGCCGGGCACCGACCCGGGCATGGCCCCGGTGGTGGAGTGCGATCCGGCCGTGCAGACGTCGACGTACGTGACGCGCGAGGACCGTGCGATCGGCATGGTCGGGGACGGCACGTTCCTGACCGCCCTGATCGCCGTGGAAGGCAAGGACGCGCCGCTGCGACCGGGCCGTCCCGGTCGCGTGGAGCGTCCGCTTCCGCTGAACCTGCTGCACGACGCGCTGCTCACCGACGACATCCGGCTGGAGTCCGTCCAGGTCGTGCAGCACACGCAGCCGGCTCCGGCGCCGCACCTGCCCGAGCATTCGGTGGTGGCGCGGTCGTACGGATCGCTGAAGGAGGCGTCGGGCATCCCGTCGCTGCGGATGACGTGGGTCGCGCTGAAACTCACGCCCGAGCTGACTCCGGAGGCGGTCCAGGCGCGCGGCGGCGGACTCGGGGGCGCGCAGCGCTCGCTGGTGCGTGCGGCGGACCAGCTCGCGAGCCGCCTCGAGGGCGCCGGTTTCAGTGCCACGGTGCTCAACGAGGCGGAGATCGTGCAGGCGCTCGCCACCTCCAGCTGCCTCAACCCCCGGGTGAGCAACGCGACGTCGGGTGCGGCCGACCGGCGGGGTACGCAGCGCCGCACGGAGGAGACGGTGCGCGGCTGGCGGTGCGACGACCGCTGGCACGCGACGTACTGGATCAGCCGGTGGCCGCAAGTCGGCCCGAGTGCGGTGAGTTCCGCGCACCTGGCGTCGATCCTCACCTCGCTGCCGGTGTTCACTTCGGTGTTCAGCCTGACGCTCGGCCGCGGCGACGGGCGGTACGCGTCGGTCGCGGGCCATGTCCGCATCGTGACCCGCAGCGAGAACGACCTGTCCGACGCGCGCCGTGAACTGCAGCGCCGTGCCGGTCGTGCGAAGACCGGACTCGTGCCGCTCGACCGGGAGCACGTCCCCGGTGTGCTCGCCACCCTGCCGCTCGGAGGTACCAGCGAATGA